One window from the genome of Luteithermobacter gelatinilyticus encodes:
- a CDS encoding sodium-dependent transporter, with product MQVSTSHEKWSSRLTFIMAAVGSSVGLGNVWKFPYEAGVSGGGAFVLIYIACILVVGLPILIAELTLGKQGQMSPPNTMRTLAQREGRSSLWQSVGWLGVLAAFMILSFYSVIGGWALAYVPKFISGDLITTNPDVVTTEFNTLLASPVQMLAWHGLFMVLTIFVVARGIHAGIEKAVDILMPALFFILLALVIYAAIAGDFGRAWSFLFAADFSKITPDVVLNALGQAFFSISVGLGAMMTYGAYLPKDVKIPRAATIIVFADTMVALLAGLAIFPIVFANGLDPASGPGLVFVTLPLAFAGVPLGGFFGTMFFVLIVFAAITSSISLLEPVVSWAEEHKGVKRSLSAIVAGFLIWLLGLLSVFSFNLWGDVHLLEMFERFETATLFDLMDFTTSNIFLPLGGMAMVIFASWIMSRETTETDLGLSPALYKSWLFLARFVAPIALLMIFAYNIFG from the coding sequence ATGCAGGTTTCTACGTCTCATGAAAAATGGTCCTCCCGCCTGACATTCATCATGGCGGCGGTGGGGTCTTCCGTCGGGCTTGGCAATGTCTGGAAATTCCCCTATGAAGCGGGGGTCAGCGGTGGCGGCGCCTTTGTGCTGATTTATATCGCCTGTATTCTGGTGGTGGGGCTGCCGATCCTGATTGCCGAACTCACCCTTGGCAAACAGGGCCAGATGAGCCCGCCCAACACTATGCGTACCCTAGCCCAGCGGGAAGGCCGATCGTCTCTCTGGCAGTCGGTCGGCTGGCTCGGCGTGCTGGCCGCCTTTATGATCCTCAGTTTCTACAGCGTAATTGGCGGCTGGGCCCTGGCCTATGTGCCCAAATTCATCTCGGGCGACCTGATCACCACAAATCCCGATGTGGTCACAACGGAATTCAATACCTTGCTGGCCAGCCCGGTGCAGATGTTGGCCTGGCACGGGCTGTTTATGGTGCTGACCATTTTCGTGGTCGCACGCGGCATTCATGCGGGGATTGAAAAAGCCGTGGATATTCTGATGCCAGCATTGTTTTTTATCCTGCTGGCGCTGGTCATCTATGCCGCTATCGCTGGCGATTTTGGCCGGGCATGGTCGTTCCTGTTTGCCGCTGACTTTTCCAAAATCACCCCGGATGTGGTGCTGAACGCACTGGGACAGGCCTTTTTCTCCATCAGTGTGGGGCTTGGCGCCATGATGACTTATGGCGCTTATCTGCCGAAAGACGTCAAAATCCCCCGGGCCGCCACCATTATCGTGTTTGCCGATACTATGGTGGCCCTGCTGGCGGGACTCGCGATTTTCCCTATTGTATTCGCCAACGGGCTTGATCCTGCCAGCGGGCCGGGCCTGGTGTTTGTGACATTGCCACTGGCCTTTGCAGGGGTGCCGTTGGGCGGATTTTTCGGCACCATGTTTTTTGTGCTGATCGTTTTTGCGGCCATCACCTCCTCCATCTCCCTGCTGGAACCGGTGGTGTCCTGGGCCGAGGAACACAAAGGTGTGAAACGATCCTTGTCAGCCATTGTGGCCGGTTTCCTGATCTGGCTGCTGGGTCTGTTGAGCGTATTTTCCTTTAACCTGTGGGGCGACGTACACCTTCTGGAAATGTTTGAACGGTTCGAAACGGCAACCCTGTTCGATCTGATGGATTTCACCACGTCCAATATCTTCCTGCCGCTAGGGGGCATGGCCATGGTGATCTTTGCCAGCTGGATTATGTCGCGCGAGACCACCGAAACGGATCTGGGCCTGTCCCCGGCCTTGTATAAAAGCTGGTTGTTCCTGGCCCGGTTTGTCGCCCCGATCGCGCTGTTGATGATCTTTGCCTATAACATTTTCGGCTGA
- a CDS encoding site-2 protease family protein codes for MFTRKIALFSLLGFKVNLDISWLFLAVLVVWSLATGYFPYQVPGLDASTYWSMAIIGAAGLFFSIVFHEFSHSLVARHYGLPISGITLFIFGGVAEMEEEPENPKVEFLMAAAGPLASFFLAALFWLTARFLESQSFGIGVAAVASYLALINAIVAVFNLIPGFPLDGGRMLRAVLWYWKDDLRWGTRIATGVGDAFGLVLIILGVISIFTGNFIGGMWWFLIGLFLRGAAAASYNQLQVRRLLQGEPIARFMTRNVVVAPPHISLHELIEDYIYAYHYDMFPVVEQDRLIGYVTARDLKETPRELWGHTTVRAISRPLDDGTTIEAQEDALKALAQMRKTGNSRLLVTDRGRLVGIVVLKDLLEFLTLKIDLEGLDR; via the coding sequence ATGTTTACCAGGAAAATCGCGCTTTTCTCGTTACTTGGCTTCAAGGTCAACCTGGACATCAGCTGGCTGTTCCTGGCGGTTCTTGTGGTCTGGTCCCTGGCCACGGGATATTTCCCCTATCAGGTGCCGGGGCTCGACGCCTCCACCTATTGGAGTATGGCGATCATCGGCGCCGCAGGACTATTTTTTTCCATTGTGTTTCATGAATTTTCCCATTCCCTGGTGGCCCGTCATTACGGCCTGCCCATCAGCGGCATCACCCTGTTTATTTTCGGCGGGGTGGCGGAAATGGAAGAAGAGCCGGAAAATCCGAAAGTGGAATTCCTGATGGCGGCGGCAGGGCCGCTGGCCAGTTTTTTTCTTGCCGCCCTGTTCTGGCTGACCGCACGGTTTCTGGAAAGTCAGTCATTCGGCATCGGGGTTGCCGCGGTGGCCTCTTATCTGGCCCTGATCAACGCCATTGTGGCCGTATTCAATCTTATTCCTGGCTTTCCCCTGGACGGTGGGCGGATGCTGCGCGCCGTTCTGTGGTACTGGAAAGATGACCTGAGATGGGGCACCCGCATCGCCACCGGGGTGGGGGACGCCTTTGGCCTGGTGCTAATTATCCTGGGGGTAATCAGCATCTTTACCGGCAATTTCATCGGCGGGATGTGGTGGTTTCTGATTGGTCTGTTCCTGCGCGGGGCGGCCGCCGCCTCCTATAACCAGCTGCAGGTGCGCCGCCTCTTACAGGGCGAACCCATTGCCCGGTTCATGACCCGTAATGTGGTGGTCGCGCCGCCGCATATCAGCCTGCATGAGCTGATCGAGGATTATATTTATGCCTATCATTACGACATGTTCCCCGTGGTGGAACAGGACCGGCTGATCGGTTATGTGACGGCACGGGACCTGAAAGAAACCCCCCGGGAGCTTTGGGGGCACACCACAGTGCGCGCCATTTCCCGACCCCTTGATGACGGCACCACCATCGAGGCGCAGGAAGACGCGCTCAAGGCTCTGGCCCAGATGCGCAAAACCGGCAACAGCCGGCTTCTGGTTACCGATCGCGGCCGACTTGTGGGCATTGTGGTGCTCAAGGATCTGCTCGAATTTCTTACCCTCAAAATCGACCTGGAAGGCCTGGACCGGTAA
- a CDS encoding indolepyruvate oxidoreductase subunit beta family protein gives MTEQNTSHPEGSNRPITIAISALGGQGGGVLTNWLVAVAEANGYFAQSTSVPGVAQRTGATIYYLEMAPRKADQTVDKAPVMTLMPFAGDVDIVVASELVEAGRAIQRQFVTPDKTTLIVSTHRVYSIFEKMDMGNGIVDKQVLLKAAREASRDLVAFDMDRLAQDKGAVISAVLFGAIAGCGRLPFSRESFEDAIRAEGKMVETNLRAFAAGFEAAAERRVDTEESSQEPIAGDGPQIAGAATTPEAQKILDRINALPQGVRETAYEGAKKLLDYQDLDYVADYLDKLENIVARDQDADYRLSRDVARHLALWMAFDDVIRVADLKIRRERVEEYRREVRAADGQIVYMVEFMKPRLEEILGTMPAGLARFIGNSKLLSGLIRRFTGDKFMNTGKVSVYLLMYFLASLRRIRRSTLRYQQEHEMITYWLELIEKTLPEDYELAVEITRCQRLIKGYGDTHERGASNFKTLMSLYDSLRKTDQAAARLADLRAAAMADEKGVELARALKAFAA, from the coding sequence ATGACAGAACAAAACACTTCTCATCCTGAGGGTTCAAACCGTCCCATTACCATCGCCATTTCCGCGCTTGGCGGTCAGGGCGGTGGCGTGCTGACCAACTGGCTGGTGGCGGTGGCCGAAGCCAACGGTTATTTCGCCCAGTCCACTTCCGTGCCCGGCGTGGCCCAGCGCACCGGCGCGACGATCTATTATCTGGAAATGGCGCCGCGCAAGGCCGATCAGACGGTGGATAAGGCGCCGGTCATGACGCTGATGCCATTCGCCGGCGATGTGGACATTGTGGTGGCCTCCGAACTGGTGGAGGCGGGCCGGGCCATCCAGCGCCAGTTCGTCACTCCCGACAAAACCACGCTGATCGTATCCACCCATCGGGTTTACTCCATTTTTGAAAAAATGGATATGGGCAACGGCATTGTCGATAAGCAGGTGCTGTTGAAGGCGGCCCGCGAGGCGTCGCGGGATCTGGTGGCTTTCGACATGGACCGGCTGGCCCAGGACAAGGGGGCGGTGATTAGTGCAGTGCTGTTTGGCGCCATTGCCGGCTGCGGTCGTCTGCCGTTCAGTCGCGAAAGCTTTGAGGACGCCATTCGGGCCGAAGGCAAGATGGTGGAGACCAATCTGCGGGCCTTTGCCGCAGGTTTCGAGGCGGCGGCGGAACGGCGGGTGGATACCGAAGAAAGTTCGCAAGAGCCCATCGCTGGGGACGGCCCGCAGATTGCCGGTGCCGCCACCACGCCTGAGGCGCAGAAGATTCTGGACCGGATCAACGCCCTGCCGCAAGGGGTGCGTGAGACCGCTTATGAAGGCGCCAAAAAACTTCTGGATTACCAGGATCTGGACTATGTGGCGGACTATCTGGACAAACTGGAAAATATTGTTGCCCGGGATCAGGATGCCGATTATCGCCTCAGCCGCGATGTGGCCCGCCATCTGGCCTTGTGGATGGCCTTTGACGATGTGATCCGGGTGGCGGACCTGAAAATCCGTCGTGAACGGGTGGAAGAATATCGTCGGGAAGTGCGTGCCGCCGACGGGCAGATTGTTTATATGGTGGAATTCATGAAGCCCCGGCTTGAGGAAATCCTCGGCACCATGCCGGCGGGGCTGGCCCGTTTTATCGGCAACAGCAAATTGCTGTCGGGTCTGATCCGCCGATTTACTGGGGATAAATTCATGAATACCGGCAAGGTCAGTGTTTATCTGCTGATGTATTTTCTGGCGTCGCTGAGGCGCATTCGCCGCTCCACCCTGCGGTATCAGCAGGAACATGAGATGATCACCTACTGGCTGGAGCTGATTGAAAAAACCCTGCCCGAAGATTATGAACTGGCCGTGGAAATCACCCGTTGCCAGCGGCTGATCAAGGGCTATGGCGATACTCATGAACGGGGCGCAAGCAATTTCAAAACCTTGATGTCGCTGTATGACTCCCTGAGAAAAACGGATCAGGCGGCGGCTCGCCTGGCCGATCTCAGGGCCGCAGCCATGGCCGATGAAAAGGGGGTGGAACTGGCCCGGGCCCTGAAGGCCTTCGCCGCCTGA
- a CDS encoding indolepyruvate ferredoxin oxidoreductase subunit alpha: MAERSFTKEIGKLRLGAGEVFHGEGILAVTKALLQSGVAYVGGYQGAPVSHLMDVLADARDVLDELDVHFEANGSEASAAAMLSASQNYPLRGAVTWKSTVGTNVASDALSNLASAGVIGGTLIIIGEDYGEGASIMQERSHAFAMKSQMWLLDPRPNLPMIVNMVEKGFELSEASNTPVFLQLRIRACHVYGQFEAKDNVAPAFRVRDALAHPTRIKEKIILPPFTFQQEKEKVEKRWPAAVQFIKDNKLNEFFDGDATKDLGIILEGGMYNVVIRSLQLLGLADEDGTSHIPLYVMNVTYPLVDDELIEFSREKKAVLLVEQGQPDYIQQALNKIFNEAELKTRIHGKDVLPMAGEYTGDVVKEGLRRFLEKWHPDLIRQDNSKVSLEALAKSPINREELDKNVTPRPPGLCTGCPERPFFSAMKMLEKKYGEMQVSADIGCNSFGTLPPFNIGNTILGYGLGGASSAAFSDKRLRSEGDKRAIAVMGDGGFWHNGLTSGIASAVYNKSDNVFVIVDNGYAAATGGQYIPSSRATIKENEKKARIQDAVQGVGVKWVRTVQSYDISAVREVMDEAMSTDYEGPKVIVVEGECMLNRQRREKPLVAKTIKGGGRYVKERFYVDSKTCTGDHACIRLSGCPSLTIKPNPDPLREDPVAYVDNSCVGCGVCGEVAHEAVLCPSFSRAELIFNPTFWDRFMYGLRQSIIGFFQNRYARKRARVSL; the protein is encoded by the coding sequence ATGGCTGAACGCTCCTTTACTAAGGAAATAGGAAAATTGCGCTTGGGCGCCGGAGAAGTCTTCCACGGGGAAGGCATTCTTGCGGTGACCAAGGCGCTGTTGCAGTCCGGAGTCGCCTATGTGGGCGGGTATCAGGGCGCTCCGGTCTCCCATCTTATGGATGTGCTGGCGGATGCCCGGGATGTTCTGGATGAACTGGATGTGCATTTTGAGGCCAATGGCAGCGAAGCCAGTGCCGCGGCGATGTTATCCGCGTCCCAGAACTATCCCCTGCGCGGCGCCGTGACCTGGAAATCCACGGTCGGCACCAATGTGGCCTCCGACGCGCTCAGCAATCTGGCCTCTGCCGGCGTGATCGGTGGCACGCTCATCATCATTGGTGAAGATTACGGCGAAGGCGCCAGCATCATGCAGGAACGCAGCCATGCCTTCGCCATGAAATCACAGATGTGGCTTCTGGATCCCCGGCCCAATCTGCCGATGATCGTGAACATGGTGGAAAAGGGTTTTGAACTGTCCGAGGCCAGCAACACACCGGTTTTCCTCCAGCTCAGGATTCGCGCCTGCCACGTTTATGGCCAGTTCGAAGCCAAGGACAATGTGGCGCCGGCTTTCCGGGTGCGGGATGCTCTCGCTCATCCCACCCGGATCAAGGAAAAGATCATCCTGCCGCCCTTTACATTCCAGCAGGAAAAGGAAAAGGTGGAAAAACGCTGGCCCGCCGCCGTCCAATTCATCAAGGACAACAAGCTGAACGAATTTTTTGACGGCGATGCGACAAAGGATCTGGGCATCATTCTGGAAGGCGGCATGTATAATGTGGTCATCCGGTCGCTTCAGCTTCTGGGGCTGGCGGATGAGGACGGCACCAGCCATATTCCGCTTTATGTGATGAATGTGACCTATCCGCTGGTGGATGACGAGCTGATTGAATTCAGCCGGGAGAAAAAGGCTGTGCTTCTGGTGGAGCAAGGGCAGCCCGACTATATCCAGCAGGCCCTGAACAAGATTTTCAACGAAGCGGAGCTGAAAACCCGGATTCATGGCAAGGATGTTCTACCGATGGCCGGCGAATATACGGGTGATGTGGTCAAGGAAGGCCTGCGCCGGTTCCTGGAAAAATGGCATCCCGACCTGATCCGCCAGGATAACAGTAAGGTTTCCCTGGAGGCACTGGCCAAAAGCCCCATCAACCGTGAGGAACTGGACAAAAACGTGACACCGCGTCCGCCGGGATTGTGTACCGGTTGTCCGGAACGGCCGTTTTTTTCCGCCATGAAAATGCTGGAAAAGAAATATGGCGAAATGCAGGTGTCCGCGGATATCGGGTGTAACTCCTTTGGCACCCTGCCCCCTTTCAACATCGGCAACACCATTCTGGGATATGGCCTGGGCGGGGCCAGCTCCGCGGCTTTCAGCGACAAACGCTTAAGAAGCGAAGGCGACAAACGGGCCATTGCCGTGATGGGGGATGGCGGGTTCTGGCACAACGGTCTGACCTCGGGCATTGCCAGCGCCGTCTATAACAAAAGCGACAACGTTTTTGTCATTGTCGACAACGGCTATGCCGCCGCTACGGGGGGACAGTATATTCCCTCCTCCCGCGCCACCATCAAGGAAAATGAGAAAAAGGCCCGCATTCAGGACGCCGTGCAGGGCGTAGGGGTTAAATGGGTCCGCACGGTGCAGAGCTATGATATCTCGGCGGTGCGCGAGGTGATGGATGAAGCCATGTCCACCGACTATGAAGGCCCCAAGGTCATCGTGGTCGAAGGCGAATGTATGCTCAACCGCCAACGCCGGGAGAAACCGCTGGTGGCCAAAACCATCAAGGGAGGCGGGCGTTATGTCAAGGAGCGTTTCTATGTGGACAGCAAGACCTGTACCGGGGATCATGCCTGTATCCGGCTATCGGGCTGTCCGTCACTGACCATCAAACCCAATCCGGACCCGCTGCGCGAGGATCCGGTCGCCTATGTGGATAACAGTTGCGTGGGCTGCGGGGTGTGTGGCGAGGTGGCGCATGAGGCGGTGCTGTGTCCATCCTTCTCGCGGGCGGAACTGATTTTCAACCCCACTTTCTGGGACCGTTTTATGTACGGGCTGCGCCAGAGCATCATTGGCTTTTTCCAGAACAGATATGCCCGCAAGCGGGCGCGTGTGAGTTTGTAA
- a CDS encoding cyclase family protein, producing MTASTLTAFAEELANGSIRVVDLTQTLSEKTPVIALPDPFRQSPGFKKELISRFDDDGPAWYWNVISCGEHTGTHFDAPGHWVTGQDYADGCTDTIPPQKLIAPANVIDVSKESAEDHDYLLTVEKVKEWEEEHGKIEAGSWVLMRTDWSKRTDPDEFLNIKEDGAHSPGPSAEVIKFLIEERDVLGFGVETVGTDAGIAHSLDPAFPCHTLMHGANKMGLASLCNLDQLPPKGAVIITPPLKIENGSGSPLRVLALAPAA from the coding sequence ATGACTGCATCAACATTAACAGCCTTTGCCGAAGAACTTGCCAACGGCAGCATCCGGGTCGTGGACCTGACCCAGACGCTCAGTGAAAAAACGCCGGTGATTGCCCTGCCCGATCCGTTCCGTCAGTCTCCCGGTTTCAAGAAAGAGTTGATTTCACGGTTTGATGATGACGGGCCGGCCTGGTACTGGAACGTTATTTCCTGTGGTGAACATACGGGCACCCATTTTGATGCGCCGGGCCACTGGGTGACGGGGCAGGATTATGCGGATGGCTGCACGGACACCATCCCCCCGCAAAAGCTGATTGCGCCCGCCAATGTGATTGATGTCAGCAAGGAAAGCGCCGAGGATCATGATTATCTGCTGACCGTGGAAAAGGTCAAGGAATGGGAAGAGGAACATGGCAAAATCGAAGCCGGAAGCTGGGTCCTGATGCGGACCGACTGGAGCAAGCGCACGGATCCGGATGAGTTCCTCAATATCAAGGAAGATGGCGCCCATAGCCCAGGGCCTTCCGCCGAAGTGATTAAGTTTTTGATCGAAGAGCGGGATGTTTTGGGATTTGGCGTGGAGACGGTGGGCACCGATGCCGGCATTGCCCATAGCCTGGACCCGGCCTTCCCCTGCCACACATTGATGCATGGGGCCAATAAAATGGGCCTGGCGTCGCTGTGTAACCTGGATCAGTTGCCGCCCAAAGGGGCGGTGATCATTACCCCGCCGTTGAAAATTGAAAACGGCTCGGGCAGCCCGCTTCGGGTACTGGCGCTGGCGCCGGCGGCCTGA
- a CDS encoding PAS domain-containing protein: MDPSAHTGRERRITFQLYHYWQELAGERDMPSLRELSPEDIQPYKDQMILIDLRDRSSEPTLQVIGQALKQDLDEDLTLKPLSEIPRRTILSRLTDHYLEVFANRAPISFDAEFTTRDKEKALYRGILLPFSDDGENINFILGAIRWIVEEELEEPEGPAHPPLRHEPAPAEDDMVFEEDDPLPAPAETDEDHKTQASETEAPLPPAENVPAPPPPAEDREPDNRPLPNKHSLPDKHSLPDKHSLQEQLAHCRALARGKDATDSRSRRALYRTLAAILDFHLTAQRHPEAYQALLREAGLKVQKRAPFTPTLKLCFGREFDKTRLTEYAAALSHALKKGHTGKSLPDFLESFQGGIKGCVKAERESRRPGSVQRMNNSLEEVKKRVNNMPVLSRFELTAPHLPEGPPGSTEEAENGQEQKLCLILGRRKGSVVEVVKLLDEDESLLAPVLKKAIKP; encoded by the coding sequence ATGGACCCGTCAGCCCATACTGGTCGGGAAAGACGCATCACCTTTCAGCTGTATCATTATTGGCAGGAGCTGGCCGGGGAGCGGGATATGCCGTCACTCAGGGAACTCTCCCCGGAAGACATCCAGCCTTACAAGGATCAGATGATCCTGATTGATCTTAGGGACAGATCTTCGGAACCAACTTTGCAGGTGATTGGTCAGGCCCTGAAGCAGGATCTGGACGAGGATCTGACCCTTAAACCCCTCAGCGAAATTCCTCGCCGGACTATTCTCAGCCGACTGACCGACCATTATCTGGAAGTCTTCGCCAACCGGGCCCCCATTTCCTTCGACGCGGAATTTACGACCCGGGACAAGGAAAAAGCCCTGTATCGGGGAATATTGCTGCCGTTCAGCGATGATGGCGAAAACATTAACTTCATTCTCGGGGCCATCCGCTGGATTGTGGAAGAAGAACTCGAAGAGCCGGAAGGGCCGGCCCATCCGCCGCTTCGCCACGAGCCGGCCCCGGCGGAAGATGATATGGTTTTCGAGGAAGATGACCCGCTGCCGGCCCCGGCGGAAACCGACGAAGATCACAAGACACAAGCTTCCGAAACGGAAGCCCCCTTACCGCCAGCCGAAAACGTTCCCGCGCCGCCGCCTCCCGCGGAGGACCGCGAACCGGACAACCGCCCCTTACCAAATAAACACAGCCTGCCAGATAAACACAGCCTGCCAGATAAACACAGCCTGCAAGAACAACTGGCCCACTGCCGGGCCCTGGCCCGAGGCAAGGACGCCACCGACAGCCGTTCGCGCCGGGCCCTGTACCGCACGCTGGCGGCCATTCTGGATTTTCACCTCACCGCCCAACGTCACCCCGAAGCCTATCAGGCGTTGTTGCGGGAAGCCGGACTCAAAGTTCAAAAACGCGCCCCGTTTACGCCAACGCTGAAACTTTGTTTTGGCCGAGAATTTGACAAGACCCGGCTGACCGAATATGCCGCGGCGCTCAGTCATGCGCTGAAAAAAGGGCATACGGGCAAGAGCCTGCCAGACTTTCTTGAAAGCTTCCAGGGCGGCATTAAAGGCTGTGTGAAAGCCGAACGGGAAAGCCGTCGGCCGGGGAGCGTGCAACGCATGAATAATTCACTTGAAGAAGTCAAGAAAAGGGTTAATAACATGCCCGTTCTGTCCCGTTTTGAACTGACGGCGCCGCACCTTCCGGAAGGGCCGCCAGGAAGCACGGAAGAGGCAGAAAACGGGCAGGAACAAAAACTGTGTTTGATATTGGGTAGACGGAAAGGCTCTGTCGTTGAGGTCGTGAAACTGCTGGATGAGGATGAGTCGCTTTTGGCGCCGGTCCTCAAAAAAGCCATAAAGCCATAA